The following are from one region of the Mustela lutreola isolate mMusLut2 chromosome 9, mMusLut2.pri, whole genome shotgun sequence genome:
- the LZTS3 gene encoding leucine zipper putative tumor suppressor 3 isoform X1, producing the protein MAPADRASEGPRLEDPSALHPLGKCPPGLVMAKLETLPVRADPGRDPLLAFAPRPSELGPPDPRLAMGSVGSGVAHAQEFAMKSVGTRTGGGGSQGSFPGPRSSGGGAGRERPGRYPSEDKALANSLYLNGELRGSDHTDVCGNVVGSSGGSSSSGSSDKAPPQYREPSHPPKLLATSGKLDQCSEPLVRPSAFKPVVPKNFHSMQNLCPPQTNGTPEGRQGPGGLKGGLDKSRTMTPAGGGGGGLSDSGRNSLTSLPTYSSSYSQHLAPLSASTSHINRIGTATYGSGSSGSGGGGSGYQDLGTSDSGRASSKSGSSSSMGRPGHLGSGEGGGGGLPFAACSPPSPSALIQELEERLWEKEQEVAALRRSLEQSEAAVAQVLEERQKAWERELAELRQGCSGKLQQVARRAQRAQQGLQLQVLRLQQDKKQLQEEAARLMRQREELEDKVAACQKEQADFLPRMEETKWEVCQKAGEISLLKQQLKDSQADVSQKLSEIVGLRSQLREGRASLREKEEQLLSLRDSFGSKQASLELSEAELPAACLKPALTPVDPAEPQDALATCESDEAKMRRQAGVAAAASLVSLDGEVDAGGESGTRALRREVGRLQAELAAERRARERQGASFAEERRVWLEEKEKVIEYQKQLQLSYVEMYQRNQQLERRLRERGSAGGASTPTPQHGEEKKAWTPSRLERIESTEI; encoded by the exons ATGGCCCCTGCAGACCGGGCCTCGGAGGGTCCCAGGCTTGAGGACCCATCGGCCCTCCACCCCCTTGGAAAG TGCCCTCCTGGCTTAGTCATGGCGAAGCTGGAGACACTGCCTGTGCGCGCTGACCCAGGGCGGGATCCTCTCCTGGCCTTTGCCCCTCGGCCCTCTGAGCTCGGACCCCCAGACCCTCGGCTGGCCATGGGCAGTGTGGGCAGTGGGGTGGCTCACGCCCAGGAGTTCGCCATGAAGAGCGTGGGCACCCGcaccgggggtgggggcagccaggGCAGCTTCCCCGGCCCCCGCAGCAGCGGTGGCGGGGCTGGCAGGGAGAGGCCAGGCCGTTACCCCTCAGAAGACAAGGCTCTCGCCAACTCCCTCTACCTCAATGGCGAGCTGCGGGGCAGCGACCACACTGATGTCTGCGGCAACGTGGTAGGCAGCAGTGGTGGCAgtagcagcagcggcagcagtgACAAGGCCCCACCACAGTATCGTGAGCCCAGCCATCCACCTAAGCTCTTGGCCACCTCTGGCAAGCTAGACCAG TGCTCAGAGCCGCTAGTTAGGCCTTCGGCCTTCAAGCCTGTTGTACCCAAGAACTTCCACTCCATGCAGAACTTGTGTCCCCCGCAGACTAATGGTACTCCCGAGGGACGACAGGGTCCTGGTGGTCTCAAGGGTGGACTGGACAAGTCTCGGACCATGACCCcagcgggcgggggtgggggcggcctcTCCGACTCCGGCCGGAACTCACTCACAAGCCTGCCCACCTACAGCTCCAGCTACAGCCAGCACCTGGCGCCCCTCAGTGCCTCCACCAGCCACATCAACCGCATTGGCACTGCCACCTATGGCAGCGGCAGCAGCGGCAGCGGCGGGGGTGGCTCGGGCTACCAGGACCTAGGAACCTCTGACAGTGGGCGGGCCTCCAGCAAGAGTGGGTCATCCTCCTCCATGGGGCGGCCAGGCCACCTGGGCTCGGGGGAGGGCGGAGGTGGAGGCCTGCCGTTCGCGGCGTGCTCACCACCCTCGCCCAGTGCTCTGATCCAGGAGCTCGAGGAGCGGCTGTGGGAAAAGGAACAGGAGGTGGCAGCCCTGCGGCGGAGCCTGGAGCAGAGCGAGGCGGCGGTGGCTCAGGTGCTGGAGGAACGGCAGAAGGCATGGGAGCGAGAGCTGGCTGAGCTGCGGCAGGGTTGCAGTGGGAAGTTGCAGCAGGTGGCCCGCCGCGCCCAGCGCGCCCAGCAGGGCCTCCAGCTGCAGGTGCTGCGGCTGCAGCAGGACAAGAAGCAGCTTCAGGAGGAGGCAGCCCGGCTGATGCGGCAGCGGGAAGAGCTTGAGGACAAGGTGGCCGCCTGCCAGAAGGAGCAGGCTGACTTCCTGCCCCGGATGGAGGAAACTAAGTGGGAG gtGTGCCAGAAGGCAGGGGAGATCTCCCTCCTGAAGCAGCAGCTGAAGGACTCGCAGGCGGACGTGTCCCAGAAGCTGAGTGAGATCGTGGGGCTGCGCTCGCAACTGCGGGAGGGCCGGGCCTCGCTGCGAGAGAAGGAGGAACAGCTGCTCAGCCTGAGGGACTCCTTCGGCAGCAAGCAGGCCAGCCTGGAGCTGAGTGAGGCGGAGCTGCCCGCGGCGTGCCTCAAGCCCGCCCTGACCCCGGTGGACCCTGCCGAGCCCCAGGATGCCCTGGCCACGTGCGAGAGCGACGAGGCCAAGATGCGCCGGCAGGCCGGGGTGGCCGCCGCCGCCTCGTTGGTTTCCTTGGACGGGGAGGTGGATGCTGGCGGGGAGAGCGGGACGCGGGCCCTGCGGCGGGAGGTGGGGCGGTTGCAGGCCGAGCTGGCGGCGGAGCGGCGAGCCCGGGAGCGCCAGGGCGCCAGCTTCGCGGAGGAGCGCCGCGTGTggctggaggagaaggagaaggtcaTCGAGTACCAGAAGCAACTGCAGCTGAGTTACGTGGAGATGTACCAGCGCAACCAGCAGCTGGAGCGGCGGTTGCGGGAGCGTGGGTCAGCCGGGGGGGCCAGCACACCCACCCCACAACACGGCGAGGAGAAGAAAGCCTGGACACCCTCCCGCCTCGAACGCATTGAGTCCACGGAAATCTGA
- the LZTS3 gene encoding leucine zipper putative tumor suppressor 3 isoform X3: MAKLETLPVRADPGRDPLLAFAPRPSELGPPDPRLAMGSVGSGVAHAQEFAMKSVGTRTGGGGSQGSFPGPRSSGGGAGRERPGRYPSEDKALANSLYLNGELRGSDHTDVCGNVVGSSGGSSSSGSSDKAPPQYREPSHPPKLLATSGKLDQCSEPLVRPSAFKPVVPKNFHSMQNLCPPQTNGTPEGRQGPGGLKGGLDKSRTMTPAGGGGGGLSDSGRNSLTSLPTYSSSYSQHLAPLSASTSHINRIGTATYGSGSSGSGGGGSGYQDLGTSDSGRASSKSGSSSSMGRPGHLGSGEGGGGGLPFAACSPPSPSALIQELEERLWEKEQEVAALRRSLEQSEAAVAQVLEERQKAWERELAELRQGCSGKLQQVARRAQRAQQGLQLQVLRLQQDKKQLQEEAARLMRQREELEDKVAACQKEQADFLPRMEETKWEVCQKAGEISLLKQQLKDSQADVSQKLSEIVGLRSQLREGRASLREKEEQLLSLRDSFGSKQASLELSEAELPAACLKPALTPVDPAEPQDALATCESDEAKMRRQAGVAAAASLVSLDGEVDAGGESGTRALRREVGRLQAELAAERRARERQGASFAEERRVWLEEKEKVIEYQKQLQLSYVEMYQRNQQLERRLRERGSAGGASTPTPQHGEEKKAWTPSRLERIESTEI; encoded by the exons ATGGCGAAGCTGGAGACACTGCCTGTGCGCGCTGACCCAGGGCGGGATCCTCTCCTGGCCTTTGCCCCTCGGCCCTCTGAGCTCGGACCCCCAGACCCTCGGCTGGCCATGGGCAGTGTGGGCAGTGGGGTGGCTCACGCCCAGGAGTTCGCCATGAAGAGCGTGGGCACCCGcaccgggggtgggggcagccaggGCAGCTTCCCCGGCCCCCGCAGCAGCGGTGGCGGGGCTGGCAGGGAGAGGCCAGGCCGTTACCCCTCAGAAGACAAGGCTCTCGCCAACTCCCTCTACCTCAATGGCGAGCTGCGGGGCAGCGACCACACTGATGTCTGCGGCAACGTGGTAGGCAGCAGTGGTGGCAgtagcagcagcggcagcagtgACAAGGCCCCACCACAGTATCGTGAGCCCAGCCATCCACCTAAGCTCTTGGCCACCTCTGGCAAGCTAGACCAG TGCTCAGAGCCGCTAGTTAGGCCTTCGGCCTTCAAGCCTGTTGTACCCAAGAACTTCCACTCCATGCAGAACTTGTGTCCCCCGCAGACTAATGGTACTCCCGAGGGACGACAGGGTCCTGGTGGTCTCAAGGGTGGACTGGACAAGTCTCGGACCATGACCCcagcgggcgggggtgggggcggcctcTCCGACTCCGGCCGGAACTCACTCACAAGCCTGCCCACCTACAGCTCCAGCTACAGCCAGCACCTGGCGCCCCTCAGTGCCTCCACCAGCCACATCAACCGCATTGGCACTGCCACCTATGGCAGCGGCAGCAGCGGCAGCGGCGGGGGTGGCTCGGGCTACCAGGACCTAGGAACCTCTGACAGTGGGCGGGCCTCCAGCAAGAGTGGGTCATCCTCCTCCATGGGGCGGCCAGGCCACCTGGGCTCGGGGGAGGGCGGAGGTGGAGGCCTGCCGTTCGCGGCGTGCTCACCACCCTCGCCCAGTGCTCTGATCCAGGAGCTCGAGGAGCGGCTGTGGGAAAAGGAACAGGAGGTGGCAGCCCTGCGGCGGAGCCTGGAGCAGAGCGAGGCGGCGGTGGCTCAGGTGCTGGAGGAACGGCAGAAGGCATGGGAGCGAGAGCTGGCTGAGCTGCGGCAGGGTTGCAGTGGGAAGTTGCAGCAGGTGGCCCGCCGCGCCCAGCGCGCCCAGCAGGGCCTCCAGCTGCAGGTGCTGCGGCTGCAGCAGGACAAGAAGCAGCTTCAGGAGGAGGCAGCCCGGCTGATGCGGCAGCGGGAAGAGCTTGAGGACAAGGTGGCCGCCTGCCAGAAGGAGCAGGCTGACTTCCTGCCCCGGATGGAGGAAACTAAGTGGGAG gtGTGCCAGAAGGCAGGGGAGATCTCCCTCCTGAAGCAGCAGCTGAAGGACTCGCAGGCGGACGTGTCCCAGAAGCTGAGTGAGATCGTGGGGCTGCGCTCGCAACTGCGGGAGGGCCGGGCCTCGCTGCGAGAGAAGGAGGAACAGCTGCTCAGCCTGAGGGACTCCTTCGGCAGCAAGCAGGCCAGCCTGGAGCTGAGTGAGGCGGAGCTGCCCGCGGCGTGCCTCAAGCCCGCCCTGACCCCGGTGGACCCTGCCGAGCCCCAGGATGCCCTGGCCACGTGCGAGAGCGACGAGGCCAAGATGCGCCGGCAGGCCGGGGTGGCCGCCGCCGCCTCGTTGGTTTCCTTGGACGGGGAGGTGGATGCTGGCGGGGAGAGCGGGACGCGGGCCCTGCGGCGGGAGGTGGGGCGGTTGCAGGCCGAGCTGGCGGCGGAGCGGCGAGCCCGGGAGCGCCAGGGCGCCAGCTTCGCGGAGGAGCGCCGCGTGTggctggaggagaaggagaaggtcaTCGAGTACCAGAAGCAACTGCAGCTGAGTTACGTGGAGATGTACCAGCGCAACCAGCAGCTGGAGCGGCGGTTGCGGGAGCGTGGGTCAGCCGGGGGGGCCAGCACACCCACCCCACAACACGGCGAGGAGAAGAAAGCCTGGACACCCTCCCGCCTCGAACGCATTGAGTCCACGGAAATCTGA
- the LZTS3 gene encoding leucine zipper putative tumor suppressor 3 isoform X2, whose amino-acid sequence MAPADRASEGPRLEDPSALHPLGKCPPGLVMAKLETLPVRADPGRDPLLAFAPRPSELGPPDPRLAMGSVGSGVAHAQEFAMKSVGTRTGGGGSQGSFPGPRSSGGGAGRERPGRYPSEDKALANSLYLNGELRGSDHTDVCGNVVGSSGGSSSSGSSDKAPPQYREPSHPPKLLATSGKLDQCSEPLVRPSAFKPVVPKNFHSMQNLCPPQTNGTPEGRQGPGGLKGGLDKSRTMTPAGGGGGGLSDSGRNSLTSLPTYSSSYSQHLAPLSASTSHINRIGTATYGSGSSGSGGGGSGYQDLGTSDSGRASSKSGSSSSMGRPGHLGSGEGGGGGLPFAACSPPSPSALIQELEERLWEKEQEVAALRRSLEQSEAAVAQVLEERQKAWERELAELRQGCSGKLQQVARRAQRAQQGLQLQVLRLQQDKKQLQEEAARLMRQREELEDKVCQKAGEISLLKQQLKDSQADVSQKLSEIVGLRSQLREGRASLREKEEQLLSLRDSFGSKQASLELSEAELPAACLKPALTPVDPAEPQDALATCESDEAKMRRQAGVAAAASLVSLDGEVDAGGESGTRALRREVGRLQAELAAERRARERQGASFAEERRVWLEEKEKVIEYQKQLQLSYVEMYQRNQQLERRLRERGSAGGASTPTPQHGEEKKAWTPSRLERIESTEI is encoded by the exons ATGGCCCCTGCAGACCGGGCCTCGGAGGGTCCCAGGCTTGAGGACCCATCGGCCCTCCACCCCCTTGGAAAG TGCCCTCCTGGCTTAGTCATGGCGAAGCTGGAGACACTGCCTGTGCGCGCTGACCCAGGGCGGGATCCTCTCCTGGCCTTTGCCCCTCGGCCCTCTGAGCTCGGACCCCCAGACCCTCGGCTGGCCATGGGCAGTGTGGGCAGTGGGGTGGCTCACGCCCAGGAGTTCGCCATGAAGAGCGTGGGCACCCGcaccgggggtgggggcagccaggGCAGCTTCCCCGGCCCCCGCAGCAGCGGTGGCGGGGCTGGCAGGGAGAGGCCAGGCCGTTACCCCTCAGAAGACAAGGCTCTCGCCAACTCCCTCTACCTCAATGGCGAGCTGCGGGGCAGCGACCACACTGATGTCTGCGGCAACGTGGTAGGCAGCAGTGGTGGCAgtagcagcagcggcagcagtgACAAGGCCCCACCACAGTATCGTGAGCCCAGCCATCCACCTAAGCTCTTGGCCACCTCTGGCAAGCTAGACCAG TGCTCAGAGCCGCTAGTTAGGCCTTCGGCCTTCAAGCCTGTTGTACCCAAGAACTTCCACTCCATGCAGAACTTGTGTCCCCCGCAGACTAATGGTACTCCCGAGGGACGACAGGGTCCTGGTGGTCTCAAGGGTGGACTGGACAAGTCTCGGACCATGACCCcagcgggcgggggtgggggcggcctcTCCGACTCCGGCCGGAACTCACTCACAAGCCTGCCCACCTACAGCTCCAGCTACAGCCAGCACCTGGCGCCCCTCAGTGCCTCCACCAGCCACATCAACCGCATTGGCACTGCCACCTATGGCAGCGGCAGCAGCGGCAGCGGCGGGGGTGGCTCGGGCTACCAGGACCTAGGAACCTCTGACAGTGGGCGGGCCTCCAGCAAGAGTGGGTCATCCTCCTCCATGGGGCGGCCAGGCCACCTGGGCTCGGGGGAGGGCGGAGGTGGAGGCCTGCCGTTCGCGGCGTGCTCACCACCCTCGCCCAGTGCTCTGATCCAGGAGCTCGAGGAGCGGCTGTGGGAAAAGGAACAGGAGGTGGCAGCCCTGCGGCGGAGCCTGGAGCAGAGCGAGGCGGCGGTGGCTCAGGTGCTGGAGGAACGGCAGAAGGCATGGGAGCGAGAGCTGGCTGAGCTGCGGCAGGGTTGCAGTGGGAAGTTGCAGCAGGTGGCCCGCCGCGCCCAGCGCGCCCAGCAGGGCCTCCAGCTGCAGGTGCTGCGGCTGCAGCAGGACAAGAAGCAGCTTCAGGAGGAGGCAGCCCGGCTGATGCGGCAGCGGGAAGAGCTTGAGGACAAG gtGTGCCAGAAGGCAGGGGAGATCTCCCTCCTGAAGCAGCAGCTGAAGGACTCGCAGGCGGACGTGTCCCAGAAGCTGAGTGAGATCGTGGGGCTGCGCTCGCAACTGCGGGAGGGCCGGGCCTCGCTGCGAGAGAAGGAGGAACAGCTGCTCAGCCTGAGGGACTCCTTCGGCAGCAAGCAGGCCAGCCTGGAGCTGAGTGAGGCGGAGCTGCCCGCGGCGTGCCTCAAGCCCGCCCTGACCCCGGTGGACCCTGCCGAGCCCCAGGATGCCCTGGCCACGTGCGAGAGCGACGAGGCCAAGATGCGCCGGCAGGCCGGGGTGGCCGCCGCCGCCTCGTTGGTTTCCTTGGACGGGGAGGTGGATGCTGGCGGGGAGAGCGGGACGCGGGCCCTGCGGCGGGAGGTGGGGCGGTTGCAGGCCGAGCTGGCGGCGGAGCGGCGAGCCCGGGAGCGCCAGGGCGCCAGCTTCGCGGAGGAGCGCCGCGTGTggctggaggagaaggagaaggtcaTCGAGTACCAGAAGCAACTGCAGCTGAGTTACGTGGAGATGTACCAGCGCAACCAGCAGCTGGAGCGGCGGTTGCGGGAGCGTGGGTCAGCCGGGGGGGCCAGCACACCCACCCCACAACACGGCGAGGAGAAGAAAGCCTGGACACCCTCCCGCCTCGAACGCATTGAGTCCACGGAAATCTGA